A stretch of Syntrophus gentianae DNA encodes these proteins:
- a CDS encoding phosphoenolpyruvate carboxykinase codes for MNTFKAAATQLYETARKEGRLIEGRSLDELKEIALRQEGVIQTQIGSVAADSEPMSRSAPHTRNSVDHPFGEEEAQLATQMLELLKKETLISLDTFIGDGQDGVSARFLVPEQYAQIAYGLKLLFNHPPVVLEDPTYTIIYFTDEAFERNREKKLLEKDISVRLMLGEKRGDQVKICRNTIYLGEGKKGIFQFEDWRIKAIDKTGLFLHAGARHDFLWVYDQVAGRPEMTEIVTAAAGLTATGKTTTLCRKFTKIPRERSEMIGDDGGALGFDGSYAAFEMGGVYVKTEGLDASQPEILRAAESKEAFLENVALTKYPYMPNFADISKTGNGRAVVSRDNLEIASPSLRADRLNFIIILTRNPLVNVISRLTPEQATMQFIYGESIESSGGNPEEAGRFKREFFLDPFMAGDRLEHAMIFYDIVKRNKIQCYLANTGTIGIREEKVTLRQSLSTYNDLVRNQLRFSLEADHLGYHYPIKCDRANLDLMTAHRLFDDSALLEKRLRDFYRGRREYLEEFEGRYGRIPEPIREALPYHYKEFSAREALDIE; via the coding sequence ATGAACACTTTCAAGGCAGCAGCCACGCAACTTTACGAAACCGCCCGGAAGGAAGGCCGTCTTATTGAAGGCCGGTCACTCGATGAATTGAAAGAAATCGCCCTGAGACAGGAGGGGGTCATTCAAACCCAGATCGGTTCGGTGGCGGCCGATTCCGAACCCATGTCCCGTTCGGCGCCTCATACCCGCAACAGTGTCGATCATCCCTTCGGCGAGGAGGAAGCACAGCTTGCGACACAAATGCTGGAACTGCTGAAAAAAGAAACCTTGATCTCCCTGGACACCTTTATCGGCGATGGCCAGGACGGCGTTTCCGCCCGGTTCCTTGTTCCGGAGCAGTATGCCCAGATCGCCTATGGCCTGAAACTCCTCTTCAACCATCCGCCGGTCGTGCTGGAGGACCCCACCTACACCATCATCTATTTCACCGATGAGGCCTTCGAACGCAACCGAGAAAAGAAACTCCTGGAAAAAGACATCTCCGTCCGCCTCATGCTGGGCGAAAAGCGGGGGGATCAGGTCAAAATCTGCCGCAACACGATCTATCTCGGGGAAGGGAAAAAGGGCATCTTCCAGTTTGAAGACTGGCGGATCAAAGCCATCGACAAAACAGGTTTGTTCCTCCACGCCGGCGCACGCCACGATTTTCTCTGGGTTTACGACCAGGTAGCCGGCCGGCCGGAAATGACGGAGATCGTAACCGCGGCCGCGGGTCTGACCGCGACGGGCAAGACGACGACCCTCTGCCGCAAGTTCACGAAAATACCGCGGGAGCGTTCGGAAATGATCGGCGATGACGGCGGCGCTCTGGGATTCGATGGAAGTTACGCAGCCTTCGAGATGGGCGGCGTTTACGTAAAGACGGAAGGGCTCGATGCAAGCCAGCCGGAAATCCTCCGGGCGGCGGAATCGAAAGAGGCCTTCCTGGAAAACGTGGCTCTGACCAAGTATCCCTACATGCCTAATTTCGCCGACATCTCCAAGACGGGAAACGGCAGGGCCGTCGTCTCTCGGGATAATCTGGAAATTGCCTCGCCGAGCCTGCGGGCCGATCGCCTGAACTTCATCATCATTCTGACCCGCAATCCCCTGGTCAATGTGATCAGCCGCCTGACACCGGAGCAGGCCACCATGCAGTTCATCTATGGCGAGTCCATCGAAAGCAGCGGCGGTAACCCCGAAGAGGCCGGGCGGTTCAAGCGGGAGTTCTTTCTCGATCCCTTCATGGCCGGCGACCGCCTGGAACATGCCATGATTTTTTACGACATCGTCAAGCGGAATAAGATTCAATGCTACCTGGCCAATACGGGCACCATCGGAATCCGGGAGGAAAAGGTGACCCTGCGCCAGTCCCTGTCCACCTACAACGACCTGGTCCGCAATCAGCTCCGTTTCAGTCTGGAAGCGGATCACCTGGGCTATCACTACCCCATCAAGTGCGACCGGGCCAACCTGGATCTCATGACCGCCCACCGGCTCTTCGACGATTCCGCCCTGCTGGAAAAGCGCCTCCGGGATTTCTACCGGGGCCGCCGGGAATACCTGGAAGAATTTGAAGGAAGGTACGGCCGGATCCCCGAACCGATCCGCGAGGCGCTTCCCTACCACTACAAGGAATTTTCGGCGCGGGAAGCCCTGGATATCGAATAG
- a CDS encoding pyridoxamine 5'-phosphate oxidase family protein, producing the protein MLEAMKDMLRSKDTCVLATVAGSEPHCSLMSYAVDEDCREIYMMTFRNTRKYENLMSNPAVSLLVDTREGDSPGKRSQTKALTISGHFERIGSKERKNRIKDRLLERHPHLKAFAENPDTEVFLIKVKSFQLLDGLTDASFASLD; encoded by the coding sequence ATGCTGGAAGCGATGAAAGACATGCTGAGATCCAAGGACACCTGCGTATTGGCAACTGTTGCCGGGAGTGAACCCCATTGTTCCCTCATGTCTTATGCCGTCGATGAAGACTGCCGGGAAATCTACATGATGACGTTCAGAAACACCCGGAAATATGAAAATCTGATGTCCAATCCGGCGGTCAGTCTGCTTGTGGATACCAGGGAGGGGGATTCCCCCGGCAAAAGGTCACAAACGAAGGCTTTGACCATCAGCGGCCACTTCGAACGGATTGGAAGCAAAGAAAGGAAAAACAGGATTAAAGATCGTCTGCTGGAAAGACATCCTCACCTGAAAGCCTTTGCGGAAAACCCCGACACCGAAGTATTCCTGATCAAGGTGAAATCTTTTCAGCTCCTGGACGGGCTCACAGACGCCTCCTTCGCTTCTCTCGATTAA
- the mutY gene encoding A/G-specific adenine glycosylase, which produces MDDRQGSLEWAEQKAKEIATLLLFWYEKNKRLLPWRTTADPYAIWLSEIMLQQTQVDAVIPYYRRFLEQFPTIRDLARAPLEAVLKAWENMGYYSRARHLHAAARLVVDSHGGQLPQDPDDLKALPGIGPYTAGAILSIAFGKPVPAVDGNVKRVLSRLFAVDRPLNDGSTQRYISLLAEKLVPAENAGLFNSALMELGALLCRPGMPTCSACPLTSICLAYAGNSQHQLPVAGKRAKRPHKEAAAVILRDSGNRLLIVQRPADGFLGGLWKFPGGMVNPGETVSEGLKNRCREELNLSVSVREPLLTLQQGYTHFQLTLHVFSGTILEGNPGLPATGNWLWASVGDIRRFPFSRAELRILEALFP; this is translated from the coding sequence ATGGATGATCGGCAGGGATCGCTGGAATGGGCGGAGCAGAAGGCGAAAGAAATCGCGACGCTCCTTCTTTTCTGGTATGAAAAGAACAAGCGGCTTCTGCCTTGGCGAACCACGGCTGACCCCTATGCCATCTGGCTTTCAGAGATCATGCTGCAGCAGACCCAGGTGGATGCGGTCATTCCTTATTACCGCCGTTTCCTGGAGCAGTTTCCGACGATCCGGGATCTGGCCCGGGCGCCTCTGGAGGCGGTGCTCAAGGCCTGGGAAAATATGGGGTATTACAGCCGGGCGCGCCATCTGCACGCGGCAGCCCGGCTTGTTGTTGATTCTCATGGCGGTCAACTGCCGCAAGATCCCGATGACCTGAAGGCCCTTCCCGGCATCGGCCCCTATACCGCGGGGGCGATTCTCAGCATTGCCTTCGGAAAACCCGTTCCGGCGGTCGACGGCAATGTAAAGCGGGTCTTAAGCCGGCTCTTCGCCGTGGACCGTCCGTTGAACGACGGTTCAACGCAGCGGTACATTTCCCTCCTTGCAGAAAAGCTGGTTCCGGCTGAGAACGCGGGTCTCTTCAATTCGGCGCTCATGGAGCTGGGGGCGCTTCTCTGCCGTCCGGGAATGCCAACCTGTTCCGCTTGCCCCCTGACATCGATCTGTCTGGCTTATGCCGGCAACAGTCAGCACCAATTGCCGGTTGCGGGTAAAAGAGCGAAACGACCCCATAAAGAGGCAGCCGCTGTCATTCTCCGGGATTCGGGAAATCGTCTTCTGATCGTCCAGCGGCCGGCGGATGGCTTTCTGGGAGGGCTCTGGAAGTTTCCCGGAGGGATGGTCAATCCAGGGGAAACGGTTTCAGAGGGCCTGAAGAACCGCTGCCGGGAAGAGCTCAACCTTTCCGTCTCGGTTCGGGAGCCCTTGCTGACGCTTCAACAGGGTTATACGCATTTTCAACTGACGCTGCACGTTTTTTCCGGGACGATCCTGGAGGGGAATCCGGGACTTCCTGCGACCGGCAACTGGCTATGGGCTTCGGTTGGAGACATCCGGAGATTTCCCTTCTCCCGAGCCGAATTGAGGATTCTCGAAGCCCTTTTCCCCTGA
- the trxA gene encoding thioredoxin encodes MIIRCLSCGTKNRMPENRLNAHPLCGRCGAPLVVDSSLHAPVEVTDSTFLGEVLTSSRSVLVDCWAPWCNPCRTLAPILEEFAAKYGGGVKIAKMNVDENPLTAQQFEVRNIPTMLLFRKGKLVNTLVGLLPKEEIERHLLSIMETS; translated from the coding sequence ATGATTATCCGGTGTCTGAGTTGCGGGACGAAAAATCGCATGCCTGAAAATCGGCTGAACGCTCATCCTCTCTGCGGGCGTTGCGGGGCGCCGCTGGTCGTTGACAGCAGCCTCCATGCCCCGGTGGAGGTGACAGACAGTACCTTTTTAGGGGAAGTGCTGACATCCTCGCGTTCCGTGCTGGTCGACTGCTGGGCCCCCTGGTGCAACCCCTGCCGCACCCTGGCCCCGATCCTTGAAGAGTTTGCCGCGAAATACGGGGGCGGAGTCAAAATCGCCAAGATGAATGTGGATGAAAATCCCTTGACCGCTCAACAGTTCGAAGTACGAAATATCCCGACCATGCTGCTCTTCAGGAAGGGAAAACTGGTCAATACCCTTGTCGGTCTGCTGCCTAAGGAGGAAATTGAGCGTCACCTCTTATCCATTATGGAAACGAGTTGA
- a CDS encoding NUDIX hydrolase has protein sequence MSGIKPKRLEEHQVYTSRVFEVYEGKILLPDGRTASNSWITHKPVIAAVPVSPEGKLLLIRQYRAAVEKMLLEIPAGVMDKGAETIEECVQRELAEEIGFQARTLIKLFEGYMVPGYCNEYMHYYLAMDLFSATLPPDADEVIEIVPTSFQDAIAMVRNGQIIDSKTALGITLAWEYLKNRS, from the coding sequence ATGTCCGGAATTAAGCCGAAACGACTGGAAGAACATCAGGTCTATACAAGTCGCGTCTTTGAAGTCTACGAAGGAAAAATTCTATTGCCGGACGGAAGAACGGCCAGCAATAGTTGGATTACTCATAAACCCGTCATTGCCGCTGTGCCGGTGTCTCCCGAAGGAAAGCTTCTCCTCATCCGACAGTATCGGGCGGCTGTTGAGAAGATGCTTCTTGAAATACCTGCCGGTGTCATGGACAAGGGGGCGGAAACAATCGAGGAGTGCGTCCAGAGGGAACTGGCGGAAGAAATCGGATTTCAGGCCCGCACACTGATCAAACTTTTTGAAGGTTATATGGTCCCTGGTTATTGCAATGAATATATGCATTATTATCTTGCCATGGATCTCTTTTCGGCCACACTGCCGCCCGATGCCGATGAAGTGATCGAGATTGTCCCTACCTCCTTTCAGGATGCCATTGCGATGGTGCGAAATGGGCAGATTATCGATTCGAAAACCGCCCTGGGCATCACCCTGGCTTGGGAGTATCTGAAGAACCGCTCCTGA
- a CDS encoding cytidylate kinase-like family protein: MKKKETRSLDQLVSEQLARWHTQRAAHEKAMAEEKPKPCLTMSIDPGSGGVEIAKRLAPLLGMDLLGSEIIQRIAESAEKSEEAVKSLDEKETSKLNSWLSSLFATQHLTPDEYLRHLTRVFGAISKYGNAMLLGRGAQYILPRETTFRVRVIAPLDVRIEKAAKMTKSSRKDAEDFILKMEYDRRTFVEQYFHRDVTNPLDYDLVVNTENLSVDAAVATIQAAFNAKFQEK; the protein is encoded by the coding sequence ATGAAGAAAAAGGAAACCCGTTCTCTGGATCAATTGGTGAGTGAACAGTTAGCCAGGTGGCATACACAACGAGCTGCCCATGAAAAGGCAATGGCGGAAGAAAAGCCCAAGCCCTGCTTGACGATGTCCATTGATCCCGGTAGTGGAGGCGTTGAAATCGCCAAAAGACTTGCCCCCCTGCTGGGGATGGATCTTCTGGGCAGTGAAATTATCCAGCGGATTGCTGAAAGCGCCGAAAAGAGTGAAGAGGCTGTAAAATCTCTTGACGAAAAGGAAACGTCAAAACTGAATTCCTGGCTCAGTTCTCTGTTTGCCACTCAGCATCTTACGCCCGATGAGTATTTGCGTCATCTGACCCGTGTTTTCGGGGCGATCAGTAAATACGGCAATGCCATGTTGCTGGGGCGGGGTGCTCAGTACATCCTTCCCCGCGAAACGACCTTCCGGGTTAGGGTCATCGCGCCCCTGGACGTGCGAATTGAGAAAGCCGCCAAAATGACCAAATCAAGCCGGAAGGATGCAGAAGACTTTATCCTGAAGATGGAATATGATCGGAGAACCTTTGTCGAACAGTATTTCCACCGGGATGTTACGAATCCTCTGGATTACGATCTGGTGGTGAACACCGAAAACCTGAGCGTCGACGCGGCGGTTGCGACGATCCAGGCAGCCTTCAACGCAAAATTTCAAGAGAAATAA
- the atpD gene encoding F0F1 ATP synthase subunit beta, with amino-acid sequence MEDPIHRGMVISVRGSVIDARFDGYLPSLRSVLRAGNEGRIRIEVHTQLDERTVRGVALTPTSGLARSSVVVDTGRTFSVPVGRKLLGRVFNVFGETIDNREPLGEMEWRSIHSAPPPLTRQSTVSEILRTGIKAIDVLAPLERGGKAGLFGGAGVGKTVLITEIIHNMVGLLQGISIFCGIGERCREGEELYREMKEAGVLENSILVLGQMNEPPGARFRVGHAALTMAEYFRDDARQDVMLLIDNIFRFIQAGSEVSGLMGQIPSRLGYQPTLASELAELEERICSTSSGAITSIQAVYVPADDFTDPSAVHTFGHLSASIVLSRKRASEGLYPAIDLLQSGSKMLMPHIAGERHYRIAQEIRRTLTIYEELKDIIGMLGISELSREDQRIVFRARRLERFMTQPFFVTEQFIGTEGKSVSLEDSLDGCERILNDEFAGYPEQSLYMIGSIGEAKIDES; translated from the coding sequence ATGGAAGATCCAATCCACCGGGGCATGGTCATATCTGTACGGGGGAGTGTGATCGACGCCCGCTTCGACGGTTATCTTCCCTCCCTGCGTTCAGTCCTTCGAGCCGGGAATGAAGGCCGGATTCGAATTGAAGTTCATACGCAACTCGATGAACGAACGGTACGCGGAGTTGCCTTGACCCCGACTTCTGGGCTGGCCCGGAGTTCGGTTGTCGTGGATACGGGACGCACCTTTTCCGTCCCTGTAGGCCGGAAACTTCTGGGGCGCGTCTTCAACGTCTTTGGAGAAACCATCGACAATCGAGAGCCCCTTGGAGAAATGGAATGGCGTTCCATCCATTCGGCCCCTCCTCCCCTGACCCGACAGTCAACCGTTTCGGAAATCCTGAGAACCGGAATCAAGGCCATCGATGTCCTCGCCCCGCTGGAACGGGGAGGCAAGGCAGGCCTTTTCGGCGGCGCCGGTGTCGGAAAAACGGTCCTGATTACGGAGATTATTCATAACATGGTTGGTCTCCTGCAGGGGATCAGCATCTTCTGTGGGATCGGAGAACGTTGCCGCGAGGGTGAGGAACTTTACCGGGAAATGAAAGAGGCCGGCGTCCTGGAAAATTCCATTCTGGTTCTGGGTCAGATGAACGAACCGCCGGGTGCCCGCTTCCGGGTCGGTCATGCGGCGCTGACGATGGCCGAGTACTTCCGGGATGACGCCCGCCAGGACGTGATGCTGCTCATCGATAACATTTTCCGCTTTATCCAGGCCGGTTCCGAGGTATCCGGGCTCATGGGGCAGATCCCCTCCCGCCTGGGCTATCAGCCGACCCTGGCTTCCGAACTTGCGGAACTGGAGGAGCGGATCTGCAGCACCAGCAGCGGGGCGATCACCTCCATTCAGGCAGTCTACGTCCCGGCAGATGATTTCACCGATCCATCCGCCGTTCATACCTTTGGCCACCTTTCCGCCTCGATTGTTCTCTCCCGCAAGCGGGCCAGTGAAGGACTCTATCCCGCCATCGACCTCCTCCAGTCCGGTTCCAAAATGCTGATGCCTCACATCGCCGGGGAACGGCATTATCGCATTGCTCAGGAGATCCGCAGGACGTTGACGATTTACGAAGAACTCAAGGACATTATCGGAATGCTGGGAATTTCCGAACTTTCCCGCGAAGATCAGCGCATTGTTTTCCGGGCGCGCCGTCTGGAAAGGTTCATGACGCAGCCGTTTTTTGTGACCGAACAGTTTATCGGCACGGAGGGAAAGAGTGTCTCGCTGGAAGATTCCCTGGATGGCTGCGAGCGGATTCTTAATGACGAATTTGCCGGTTATCCGGAACAAAGCCTCTATATGATCGGTTCCATCGGGGAGGCAAAAATTGATGAATCTTAA
- a CDS encoding F0F1 ATP synthase subunit epsilon, with protein sequence MNLKIFLPSQVLMEEKVSKIVAEGAEGSFGLLPGHIDFTTALVPGLLAIFSTKGQKELLAIDEGVLVKRGPDVWISTRNAVRNTDLGRAKHLVEEQFKTLDEREKMARSATAKLEADIIRRFMELKKNV encoded by the coding sequence ATGAATCTTAAGATCTTCCTGCCTTCTCAGGTGCTGATGGAGGAAAAGGTATCCAAGATCGTCGCCGAAGGGGCCGAGGGGAGTTTTGGTCTCCTGCCGGGCCATATTGATTTTACGACGGCCCTGGTGCCGGGCCTGCTGGCGATTTTTTCAACAAAAGGTCAGAAAGAACTCCTGGCCATTGATGAGGGTGTTCTTGTTAAGCGTGGTCCGGATGTCTGGATTTCCACCCGGAACGCTGTCCGCAATACCGACCTGGGCAGGGCGAAACATCTCGTGGAAGAACAGTTCAAGACCCTGGATGAACGGGAGAAAATGGCCCGCTCCGCCACCGCCAAGCTGGAGGCCGATATCATTCGCCGTTTTATGGAGCTGAAAAAAAATGTCTAA
- a CDS encoding AtpZ/AtpI family protein, whose protein sequence is MSKKFRSSRERRQVISGDFPEKISRCEDRKIRGSEQRRDAFWFGLGTIGIVGWSVVIPTLLGVAMGLWIDRNWPNRFSWTLMLLIGGVMIGCINAWYWVRKIGIRGEQ, encoded by the coding sequence ATGTCTAAAAAATTCCGCTCATCCAGGGAAAGGCGGCAGGTCATTTCAGGAGATTTCCCTGAAAAGATATCCCGCTGCGAGGATCGAAAGATCCGGGGAAGCGAGCAGAGGAGGGATGCTTTCTGGTTCGGTCTGGGCACCATCGGCATTGTCGGATGGTCCGTAGTGATTCCCACTCTGCTGGGAGTGGCGATGGGATTGTGGATTGACCGAAACTGGCCAAACCGTTTTTCCTGGACGCTGATGCTGCTCATCGGCGGTGTGATGATCGGCTGCATCAACGCCTGGTACTGGGTGAGAAAAATCGGCATTCGAGGAGAACAATGA
- a CDS encoding ATP synthase subunit I, with translation MTCYGVSLIGVFVAGMVLGSFYFAVLWQTVRRLPEVSSPARLLLISLLLRMGVILPAFYLLMAGRWERIVVVLGGFVVMREILTRLWGKEKPDPLLKGAVHGHSGPE, from the coding sequence ATGACCTGTTATGGCGTTTCTCTGATTGGAGTCTTTGTCGCCGGAATGGTTCTGGGGAGTTTTTATTTTGCCGTCCTCTGGCAGACGGTTCGACGTCTTCCCGAGGTATCCTCTCCGGCTAGATTGCTGCTGATCAGCCTCCTGCTGCGAATGGGGGTGATTCTTCCGGCTTTTTATCTGCTCATGGCCGGGCGATGGGAACGAATCGTTGTCGTCCTGGGAGGGTTTGTCGTCATGCGGGAAATTCTGACCCGCCTCTGGGGAAAGGAAAAGCCGGATCCCCTGTTGAAAGGAGCCGTTCATGGACATTCTGGGCCTGAGTAA
- a CDS encoding F0F1 ATP synthase subunit A gives MDILGLSKISPDQVILWQWHFVVINATLVYTWLVMVLLVGLSWLVTRHLSSDLRVSRWQSLLEVVVSAMRSQIAEVIQEDPDRYLPFIGTLFLFIGLSNILVIVPGYVAPTASLTTTAALAISVFIAVPLFGISRQGLSNYLKEYFQPTFLFFPFHVMGELSRTLALAVRLFGNIMSGDKVVAILLAVTPLFFPMIMHALGLLIGLVQAYIFSILAMVYIASATRSHEKKEKRDFSEPQAVAQDSSAISKS, from the coding sequence ATGGACATTCTGGGCCTGAGTAAAATCAGTCCGGATCAGGTGATCCTCTGGCAGTGGCATTTTGTCGTCATCAATGCCACCCTGGTTTATACCTGGCTGGTCATGGTCTTGCTGGTGGGTTTATCCTGGCTTGTGACCCGACATCTGTCCTCCGATCTTAGGGTTTCGCGCTGGCAGAGCCTGCTGGAGGTCGTGGTATCGGCCATGCGGTCCCAGATTGCGGAGGTCATTCAGGAAGATCCCGATCGCTATCTTCCCTTTATTGGGACCCTCTTCCTGTTTATAGGCCTGTCCAACATCCTGGTAATTGTGCCGGGATATGTCGCTCCCACCGCGTCGCTGACGACCACGGCCGCCCTGGCCATCTCCGTGTTCATCGCCGTCCCTCTGTTCGGAATTTCCCGGCAGGGTTTGTCGAATTATCTGAAGGAATACTTCCAGCCCACCTTTCTCTTTTTTCCTTTTCATGTCATGGGCGAATTATCCCGCACGCTGGCCCTGGCGGTACGACTCTTCGGCAACATCATGAGCGGCGACAAGGTGGTGGCCATTCTGCTGGCCGTTACCCCGCTCTTTTTCCCCATGATCATGCATGCCCTGGGATTGCTCATCGGGCTGGTTCAGGCTTACATATTTTCCATCTTGGCCATGGTTTACATCGCTTCGGCAACCCGGTCTCATGAAAAAAAGGAGAAGAGAGATTTTTCCGAACCGCAGGCCGTTGCTCAGGATTCCTCCGCCATATCGAAGAGCTGA
- a CDS encoding F0F1 ATP synthase subunit C — MDSMSLIATASIVTAGLCMAIGSIAPALGEGNAVRQALMAIAQQPDERNTITRTLFVGLAMIESIAIYCFVISMILIFANPFWGHMVAKAGG, encoded by the coding sequence ATGGACAGTATGAGTTTGATTGCCACGGCTTCCATTGTCACGGCAGGTCTGTGTATGGCCATCGGTTCCATCGCCCCTGCGCTCGGGGAGGGAAATGCCGTCAGGCAGGCCTTGATGGCCATCGCCCAGCAGCCGGATGAACGCAATACGATCACCCGAACGCTCTTTGTGGGGCTGGCCATGATCGAGTCCATCGCCATTTACTGTTTTGTGATCTCCATGATTCTGATCTTTGCCAATCCGTTCTGGGGCCATATGGTTGCCAAGGCCGGGGGATAA